The following coding sequences lie in one Oryza brachyantha chromosome 10, ObraRS2, whole genome shotgun sequence genomic window:
- the LOC107305191 gene encoding pentatricopeptide repeat-containing protein At2g22410, mitochondrial-like, whose product MPPPPSRFLALLSARRPPPLRRLLQVHAHLLAAGLLSSSSDLPSRLAAAYALSTADASFPSPLHHALALLAPLPASAYNAAIRALSSCGDDEGYRHGRGGAGVVVVVRRCLPLYRALLRSGAARPDHLTFPFLLKACARLRERGYGDAVLGHVLRLGLDSDVFVVNAATQFLAVRGSMSDAHRLFDQSTVRDLVSWNTLIGGYVRRGNPGEALGLFWRMVAEDAVARPDEVTMIGAVSACGQLRDLELGRKLHAFVEGNGVRCTVRLMNAIMDMYVKCGSLELAKSVFERIEHRTVVSWTTMIVGYAKFGFMDDARRVFDEMSDRDVFPWNALMTGYVQCKLCKEALALFHEMQEARVEPDEITMVNLLTACSHLGALEMGMWVHRYIEKHRLVLSVALGTSLVDMYAKCGNIEKAVHVFKEIPEKNALTWTAMICGLANHGQASEAIEYFRAMIDLGQQPDEITFIGVLSACCHAGLVKEGREFFSLMDTKYHLERKMKHYSCMIDLLGRAGHLVEAEQLAKTMPMEPDAVVWGAIFFACRMHGNISLGEKAAMKLVEIDPSDSGIYVLLANMYAEANMRKKADKVRVMMRHLGVEKVPGCSCIELNGVVHEFIVKDKSHTDSDAIYDCLHEIALQIRHTDDLLNISATGVV is encoded by the coding sequence atgccgcctccgccttcccgcttcctcgccctcctctccgcgcgccgcccgcccccgctccgccgcctcctccaagTCCACGCgcacctcctcgccgccggcctcctctcctcctcctccgacctcccctcccgcctcgccgccgcctacgCGCTCTCCACCGCGGACGCCTCCTTCCCGTCCCCGCTCCACCACGCGCTCGCGCTCCTCGCCCCgctccccgcctccgcctaCAACGCGGCGATCCGTGCGCTCTCCTCCTGCGGGGACGACGAAGGATACCGACACGGCCGCGGAGGCGcaggcgtcgtcgtcgtcgtccgccgctgcctcccGCTCTACCGCGCGCTCCTCCGCTCCGGGGCCGCGCGGCCGGACCACCTCACCTTCCCCTTCCTGCTCAAGGCGTGCGCGCGTCTGCGCGAGAGGGGATACGGCGACGCGGTCCTTGGGCACGTACTCCGGCTCGGGCTCGACTCCGACGTCTTCGTGGTGAATGCCGCTACGCAATTCCTCGCTGTCCGCGGGTCCATGTCGGACGCCCACAGGCTGTTCGATCAAAGTACCGTAAGGGATTTAGTGTCATGGAACACGCTGATTGGAGGGTATGTGCGGCGGGGCAACCCTGGGGAGGCACTGGGGCTGTTCTGGAGGATGGTGGCAGAGGATGCAGTGGCGAGGCCTGACGAGGTCACGATGATTGGGGCTGTGTCAGCTTGTGGGCAGCTGCGGGACCTGGAGCTCGGGAGAAAGCTACATGCATTTGTGGAGGGTAATGGAGTGAGGTGCACGGTGAGGCTGATGAATGCAATTATGGATATGTATGTCAAGTGTGGCAGTTTGGAGCTTGCTAAGTCTGTTTTTGAGAGGATCGAACACAGAACAGTTGTTTCTTGGACGACAATGATCGTGGGGTATGCCAAATTTGGATTCATGGATGATGCACGTAGAGTGTTTGATGAGATGTCTGATAGGGATGTGTTCCCATGGAATGCACTGATGACCGGTTATGTGCAGTGTAAACTGTGCAAAGAGGCTCTTGCCTTGTTCCATGAGATGCAGGAAGCAAGAGTGGAGCCTGATGAGATCACAATGGTTAATCTTCTAACTGCTTGTTCGCATCTTGGAGCACTAGAAATGGGGATGTGGGTTCACCGTTACATTGAGAAACATCGGCTTGTACTTAGTGTTGCTCTTGGCACATCTCTTGTTGACATGTACGCGAAGTGTGGGAACATTGAGAAGGCTGTCCACGTGTTCAAAGAAATTCCTGAAAAAAATGCACTCACATGGACAGCAATGATATGTGGTCTAGCGAATCATGGACAAGCTAGTGAGGCCATAGAGTACTTCCGGGCAATGATAGATCTTGGACAGCAACCAGATGAGATTACGTTTATAGGGGTTCTTTCAGCATGCTGTCATGCTGGTTTGGTTAAAGAAGGTCGGGAATTTTTCTCCCTGATGGACACAAAATATCATCTTGAGAGGAAAATGAAACATTATTCATGTATGATAGACTTACTAGGCAGGGCAGGCCATTTAGTCGAAGCAGAGCAGCTAGCAAAGACTATGCCTATGGAACCTGATGCAGTAGTTTGGGGTGCTATCTTTTTTGCTTGTAGGATGCATGGTAATATCTCTCTTGGAGAAAAGGCAGCAATGAAATTGGTAGAAATTGATCCTAGTGATAGTGGAATCTATGTGCTACTAGCTAACATGTATGCAGAAGCGAACATGAGGAAGAAGGCTGACAAAGTCAGGGTTATGATGAGACATTTGGGAGTGGAGAAAGTTCCGGGGTGCAGCTGCATTGAGCTGAATGGTGTGGTTCATGAATTTATTGTGAAGGACAAGTCACATACGGATTCGGATGCTATTTATGACTGCTTGCATGAGATCGCCCTACAAATAAGGCATACCGATGACTTGCTTAACATTTCTGCTACTGGTGTGGTGTAG
- the LOC102709596 gene encoding probable methionine--tRNA ligase — translation MAAVLPVEGRRNVLVTSALPYVNNVPHLGNIIGCVLSADAFARYCRLRGHNVLYVCGTDEYGTATETKAMEEGCSPAQICDKYHAIHKEVYEWFGISFDIFGRTSTPQQTEVCQDIFLKLLENSWLSENTMQQLYCDSCQRFLADRLVEGYCPTEGCNYDSARGDQCEKCGKLLNSTELIDPKCKVCGSTPCVRDTDHLFLELPLLKEKLEKYIDETSVAGSWSQNAVHATNAWLKEGLKPRCITRDLKWGVPVPHEKYKDKVFYVWFDAPIGYISITACYTPEWEKWWKNPENVELYQFMGKDNVPFHTVMFPSTLLGTGENWTLMKSISVTEYLNYESGKFSKTKGIGVFGNDAKSTNIPPEVWRYYLLTNRPEASDTLFTWTDLQAKCNNELLNNLGNFINRVLSFIAKPEGIGYGSVVPDSPAADSHTLTQSLAKTIGKLIEQYIDAMDKVKIKQGLKIAMAISSEGNAYLQESQFWKLYKQDPASCATVMKTSVGLVYLLACLLEPFMPTFSKEVLQQLNLSPEEHLSFCDEKAESDKAKRPWDLIPSDHRIGKPAPLFKGLENDAVKGLRDKFAGSQAERKLRTEVAAQLEATNL, via the exons atggcggcggtgcTGCCGGTGGAGGGGCGGAGGAACGTGCTGGTGACGAGCGCGCTGCCGTACGTGAACAACGTGCCGCACCTGGGCAACATCATCGGCTGCGTGCTCTCCGCCGACGCCTTCGCCCGCTACTGCCGCCTCCGCGGCCACAACGTCCTCTACGTCTGCGGCACCGACGAGTACGGCACCGCCACCGAGACCAAGGCCATGGAGGAGGGATGCTCCCCCGCACAGATCTGCGACAA GTACCATGCCATCCACAAGGAAGTGTATGAGTGGTTCGGCATCAGCTTCGACATCTTCGGCAGGACATCGACGCCGCAGCAGACCGAGGTTTGCCAAGATATCTTCCTCAAGTTACTGGAGAACAGTTGGCTGTCGGAGAACACAATGCAGCAG CTTTACTGCGATTCATGCCAGAGGTTCTTGGCTGATAGGCTTGTGGAGGGGTACTGCCCCACCGAGGGGTGCAACTATGACTCTGCCAGGGGGGATCAATGCGAGAAGTGCGGAAAATTGCTGAATTCAACTGAGCTGATTGATCCCAAGTGCAAG GTCTGTGGTAGCACGCCCTGTGTCCGTGACACGGATCACTTGTTCTTGGAGCTCCCTCTTCTGAAGGAGAAACTGGAGAAGTACATCGATGAAACTTCTGTGGCTGGATCCTGGAGCCAAAATGCTGTTCATGCAACAAATGCTTGGTTGAAGGAAGGGTTGAAGCCTCGTTGTATCACCAGGGATCTGAAATGGGGTGTCCCTGTCCCTCATGAGAAGTACAAAGACAAG GTGTTCTATGTCTGGTTTGATGCACCAATCGGCTACATCTCCATCACGGCATGCTACACACCTGAGTGGGAGAAATGGTGGAAGAACCCAGAGAATGTTGAATTGTATCAGTTCATGGGTAAAGACAATGTCCCATTCCATACG GTTATGTTTCCCTCCACATTACTTGGAACTGGAGAAAACTGGACTCTGATGAAGTCAATTAGTGTGACAGAGTACCTCAACTATGAATCAG GGAAGTTCTCCAAAACTAAGGGCATTGGAGTCTTTGGCAATGACGCAAAATCCACAAATATTCCTCCTGAAGTGTGGCGATACTACTTGCTTACCAATCGTCCCGAG GCATCAGATACATTGTTCACTTGGACCGATCTGCAAGCAAAGTGTAACAACGAGCTGCTAAACAATTTAGGGAACTTCATCAATCGAGTGCTGAGCTTTATCGCAAAACCAGAGG GTATTGGATATGGTTCTGTTGTACCGGACTCACCTGCTGCGGATTCGCATACTCTGACTCAGTCATTAGCAAAGACTATTGGTAAATTGATTGAGCAGTACATCGATGCAATGGACAAA gtcaaaataaaacaagggTTGAAGATTGCAATGGCCATTTCTAGCGAGGGAAATGCATACCTCCAA GAGAGTCAGTTTTGGAAACTTTACAAACAAGATCCGGCAAGTTGTGCCACTGTGATGAAAACCTCCGTTGGACTTGTGTACCTCCTGGCCTGTTTGCTGGAGCCTTTCATGCCGACATTCTCAAAGGAA GTCCTGCAGCAGCTAAATCTATCTCCAGAAGAGCATCTATCCTTTTGTGATGAAAAAGCAGAGAGTGATAAGGCAAAAAGACCTTGGGATCTCATACCATCAGACCATAGGATAGGGAAACCTGCACCTTTATTTAAGGGATTG GAAAACGATGCAGTGAAGGGATTGAGAGACAAATTTGCAGGCAGTCAAGCTGAAAGAAAATTGAGGACTGAAGTTGCTGCACAATTGGAAGCCACGAACTTATAA
- the LOC102709875 gene encoding tyrosine decarboxylase 1-like: protein MGNLPVDTLRPLDPDTFAADSSAVVDFLAGYYRDVDKYPVRAADLEPGRLRKLLPDAAPEWGEPMERILDDVRRDVLPGLTHWQSPTFFAYFPMNASAAGFAGEMLSVGLNVVPFVWVASPAATELEGVVVDWMARLVGLPDRFVFSGGGGGVLQGSTCEAVVCTLAAARDRALRRIGHEGIVRLVVYASDQTHATFQKGARLVGIPPANFRVIRTTAASGYALTGNAVRAAVEDDEARGLVPLYLCATMGSTGLGAVDPVRELGEVARRHGMWLHVDAAYAGSAAICPEYQGYLDDAELADSVSMNPHKWFLTNMDCCCLWVASPATLTAALSTYPEYLKNVDGPAGGAKAPPAGVDYKDWQISLSRRFRAMKLWFVLRRYGASGMRAYIRRHVAMAEWFERAVSADERFEVVAPRRFSLVCFRLRPPSTDQASDDGGVNRELVAAVNASGRAFMTPFVVDGKFVIRLAVGGAMTEMRHVRDAWELLQRTAEQLLGQRR, encoded by the coding sequence ATGGGTAACTTGCCAGTCGACACGCTACGGCCACTGGACCCCGACACCTTCGCCGCCGactcctccgccgtcgtcgacttCCTCGCCGGCTACTACCGCGACGTCGACAAGTACCCCGTCCGGGCGGCCGACCTCGAGCCTGGCCGCCTCCGCAAGCTGctgccggacgccgcgccggagTGGGGGGAGCCGATGGAGAGGATACTGGACGACGTGCGGCGCGACGTGCTCCCGGGGCTGACGCACTGGCAGAGCCCCACCTTCTTCGCATACTTCCCGATGaacgccagcgccgccgggtTCGCCGGCGAGATGCTGTCCGTGGGGCTCAACGTCGTGCCGTTCGTGTGGGTCGCGTCGCCCGCGGCCACCGAGCTGGAGGGCGTCGTGGTGGACTGGATGGCTCGGCTGGTTGGCTTGCCCGACCGCTTCgtcttctccggcggcggcggcggcgtcctgcAGGGGAGCACCTGCGAGGCCGTGGTGTgcacgctcgccgccgcgcgggacCGCGCGCTGAGGAGGATCGGGCACGAGGGCATCGTGAGGCTGGTGGTGTACGCCTCCGACCAGACGCACGCCACGTTCCAGAAGGGCGCGCGGCTCGTCGGCATCCCACCGGCCAACTTCCGCGTCAtccggacgacggcggcgtcgggctACGCGCTGACCGGCAACGCCGTCCGTGCCGCGgtcgaggacgacgaggcACGCGGGCTGGTCCCGCTGTACCTCTGCGCCACGATGGGCAGCACCGGGCTCGGCGCCGTGGACCCCGTCCGCGAGCTCGGGGAGGTGGCACGCCGCCACGGCATGTGGCTCCACGTCGATGCCGCCTACGCCGGAAGCGCGGCGATCTGCCCGGAGTACCAGGGCTACCTCGAcgacgccgagctcgccgACTCGGTGAGCATGAACCCGCACAAGTGGTTCCTCACCAACATGGACTGCTGCTGCCTCTGGGTGGCGAGCCCCGCCACGCTCACCGCCGCTCTGTCCACCTACCCGGAGTACCTCAAGAACGTCGACGgtcccgccggcggcgcgaaggCCCCGCCCGCCGGCGTCGACTACAAGGACTGGCAGATCTCGCTTTCGCGCCGGTTCCGCGCCATGAAGCTCTGGTTCGTGCTGCGCCGGTACGGCGCCTCCGGCATGCGCGCCTACATCCGCCGCCACGTCGCGATGGCCGAGTGGTTCGAGCGCGCGGTGAGCGCCGACGAGCGGTTCGAGGTGGTGGCCCCGAGGAGATTCTCCCTCGTGTGCTTCCGCCTCCGGCCACCGTCGACCGACCAGGctagcgacgacggcggcgtgaaCCGTgagctggtggcggcggtgaacGCGAGCGGGCGGGCTTTCATGACGCCCTTCGTGGTGGACGGCAAGTTCGTGATccggctcgccgtcggcggcgccatgACGGAGATGAGGCACGTCCGCGACGCGTGGGAGCTGCTGCAGCGCACGGCCGAGCAGCTTCTCGGCCAGCGCCGGTAG
- the LOC102710154 gene encoding regulator of MON1-CCZ1 complex translates to MQGGLGSPGALSHAYVQHPPLRCDIPDIRGLFYDDANKFLIAPTADRILYWKIAPSTQARPPNSDPVNDGPVLSVRYSLDQKAIGTQRSNHEVEFRNRETGQTCIKKWRADSETILGFFWTDCPTCDVIIVKTSGLDLFAYEPQTNTLHLVDSKKFNVSWYLYTHESRLILLASGMQCTQFTGYQFSAGGIVKLPKFEMTMSKSEANSKPVLAADDVHTVTVYGRIYCLQLDRVSMTLNLYRFYRDAVVQQGTLPTYSSRIAVSAVDNIIMVHQIDAKVVILYDVFMDSYAPISAPLPLLVRGLPINNKQSVQTPDSQNAYGGTLYGEGWNFLIPDLVCDVENGLLWKLHLDLEAIAASTSDAPSILEFLQRRKSDPSMVKTLSLAIVRTIILERRPITMAAKAMDVVLDSYSRLMKMGGGLPGVRTTSEQNQQSGVQPVANPDSVSGDGNRPAQNSGVERGISNLAAHVDRTSLNTSSDSEEITDASGEANQGTSGLQASDAAERKPQVAGEDSRPLASGTSMQQGSHYANVAVSPSEMFESVFVLVEDEMMADPAYLISIIMEFLRSVSKAGLKAPPNLYVMMTTLLARNNRYPEISLFVSNKILEPSKELAMQLMELGRQHSPTRKLGVDMLRERGLHHDYVTVLLQDGYHLEALRYARKYKVITVQPALFLEKAVAINSAQSLAAMLSFFSDFTPTFKTTSDYGRYRHILSEMI, encoded by the exons ATGCAAGGAGGTTTGGGTAGCCCTGGTGCTCTGTCTCATGCTTATGTACAACATCCACCACTACGATGTGACATACCAGACATACGTGGGCTATTTTATGATGATGCTAATAAGTTCCTTATAGCTCCAACAGCTGACCGG ATATTATACTGGAAGATAGCTCCATCTACTCAAGCTAGACCTCCGAACTCTGATCCCGTAAATGATGGACCTGTCTTATCAGTTCGATATTCCCTGGATCAGAAAGCCATAGGGACACAACGATCCAATCATGAGGTTGAATTTAGGAACAGGGAAACAGGACAgacatgtattaaaaaatgGAGAGCAGATTCTGAAACTATACTTGGCTTTTTTTGGACAGACTGCCCCACTTGTGATGTCATAATTGTAAAAACAAg TGGCCTAGATCTGTTTGCTTATGAACCTCAAACAAATACTCTTCACTTGGTGGACTCAAAAAAGTTCAATGTGAGCTGGTATCTTTACACACATGAAAGTAGGTTGATTCTTCTTGCTTCAGGAATGCAATGCACGCAGTTCACTGGATATCAG TTTTCTGCTGGTGGGATTGTCAAATTGCCTAAGTTTGAGATGACAATGTCTAAAAGTGAAGCAAACAGCAAACCTGTTTTAGCTGCTGATGATGTTCATACTGTAACAGT CTATGGTAGGATTTACTGCCTGCAGCTTGACAGAGTTAGTATGACGTTGAATTTGTATCGTTTCTATCGTGATGCTGTTGTACAACAG GGTACTCTGCCAACTTATTCAAGCAGAATTGCAGTTAGTGCAGTTGACAACATAATCATGGTCCACCAAATAGATGCTAAAGTTGTCATATTATATGATGTTTTCATGGACTCTTATGCACCAATTTCTGCACCACTCCCGCTGCTAGTGAGGGGGCTGCCTATCAACAATAAGCAATCAGTTCAAACTCCAGATAGCCAGAATGCATATGGTGGGACTCTCTATGGTGAAGGCTGGAACTTTCTAATTCCTGACCTCGTCTGTGATGTTGAGAACGGGCTCTTATGGAAACTTCATTTAGACCTAGAG GCTATTGCCGCTAGTACATCTGATGCCCCTTCTATTTTGGAATTCCTTCAGAGACGAAAGTCTGACCCAAGCATG GTTAAGACACTAAGTCTTGCTATAGTCCGGACGATCATCCTGGAGAGGAGACCAATTACTATGGCTGCAAAGGCAATGGATGTTGTTCTTGATTCCTATTCTCGTTTGATGAAAATGGGTGGTGGTCTTCCTGGAGTAAGGACAACATCTGAGCAAAATCAGCAGTCTGGTGTTCAGCCTGTTGCGAACCCAGATTCAGTAAGTGGAGATGGTAATAGACCTGCGCAGAATTCAGGAGTTGAACGTGGAATTTCTAACCTGGCAGCACATGTAGATAGGACATCGTTAAATACATCGTCTGATTCTGAAGAGATTACCGATGCATCAGGAGAGGCAAATCAAGGAACATCAGGTTTGCAAGCATCTGATGCTGCTGAAAGAAAACCACAAGTTGCGGGCGAGGATAGCAGACCATTGGCTTCTGGTACATCAATGCAGCAAGGATCACATTATGCTAATGTGGCTGTTTCACCAAGTGAAATGTTTGAGTCTGTGTTTGTGCTTGTTGAAGACGAAATGATGGCTGATCCTGCATATCTTATTTCTATCATCATGGAGTTTTTACGGAG TGTCTCAAAGGCTGGGTTGAAGGCTCCCCCTAACCTTTATGTGATGATGACAACACTGCTAGCCCGCAATAACCGTTATCCTGAAATATCCTTGTTTGTATCTAACAAG ATCCTAGAGCCCTCCAAGGAACTTGCGATGCAACTGATGGAATTGGGTCGACAACACTCTCCAACGAGGAAGCTAGGTGTGGACATGCTGAGAGAGCGGGGCTTGCACCACGATTACGTGACTGTGTTATTGCAAGACGGGTACCACCTGGAGGCTCTTCGCTACGCCAGAAAATACAAG GTCATCACCGTGCAGCCTGCCCTGTTCTTGGAGAAAGCTGTGGCCATAAACAGCGCGCAGAGCCTCGCCGCAATGCTGAGCTTCTTCTCCGACTTCACGCCGACCTTCAAGACAACATCAGACTATGGCAGATACCGGCATATCCTCTCTGAGATGATCTGA